Below is a genomic region from Gadus macrocephalus chromosome 14, ASM3116895v1.
ATCGTATCAAATTAATGTTTTATACGAGACAACAAATCGACGATAGCAAAGATggtagatagatatatatatcactgTCCAAATGAAGAGCTCGGGGGAAATCGCTGACAAGTTATATCAGCTTGTttgcgggagtgtgtgtggatgatggctgattCAAGCAGCCTCACATGGTGGATCCACCAGGTGTGCCGGCTAGAACCAGGTGACTAGTGTTGAAGTAGCCGGTTTATGTAAAGTTTGTAGATGATGATACATGGCCTTGTGCttcatgttgccatgcaggtgATCTCAAGAGTGTGTGAGGGGATGGCTgctttaacctgtgcacactgattactcaatgtacaacaggtgtgcagcctgacccagagtccaatcagtcgggccaggtgaggctacttaaaccagccatcatccacacacacagtcccacagCGTTATTTATCATTGGTAAAACATAAATATGGCACACAGCTGAAATTAAAAGGGGGCCTCGGGCCCCTGGCCTCCGTGCCAGTGCAGCTGGGGCCCCTTGATTTCTTTCTATTTTATGGGCCCTTTGTattgccccccctccctgagcACTCTTCATGCTACCGGTCTGGCTGCAGACTCTGGGTTAAGGCTCAGCTGTAGCACACCTGCACAGCCGTTTAAAACATAGCGCTCTTTAGGGAAACCTCTTCCTACTCCtttgaggccccgtttacacaaagggaaaacgcagatatttccacgcggttcggcctctcatttacacgaaaacgcagtttttgtcacagaaaacgatcatttctaaaaactccggccaaagtggagatttctgaaaacgccggttatgtgttgtcgtgtcaacggggggaaacgtggttttaggttctgaagcgtcacattatgagccaggaaatgcttaacgtcatatgagcgccctatgtttacagtttgtttgttacaggaagacgcttgtgttattcgttgttgttgattctgcggattctgattggcttgcatggctttaattgcactcgacggcgtatttatgcgttttgatgtaaacaacaacttttttgaaaacgatattGTGTGCACAacgttatttttgaaaacggagggggggaaatattcgtttctataaataccctgctacgtataaacgtggcctaagATTCATTCTAGAatgtacagggggggggggggggggttgatgtgCTTAGTTAGAGAGACGGAATATTCTAGAAAACAATGTTCATGCTGCCTTTTCAATGTGGGGGGGCCAGCGGGGGCTTAAGCTCCCCTGAAAAGGGCTGAGCCCCctcttagcccccccccccctcccaaatcCCCAGGTCATTTTGTGATGACAAATACACATGGGAAAAAAAGTTTTGATAATATTGTAAGCGAGCAGCACGGGAATGATCAGACAGGAGCCCAGGTTATAGGAGTTTCAACTCTCGTGTCTAATACAATGCATGACCCCGAGAGTTGCCTTTATTTAAACACACTAGCCCCCCCTTAGCTCCCGCAATCATATTTATTTGGCTGACCCTACTGACTGCAGTCTACAAGTCTGACTATTATCCATAAATGCCTGACCACTTGCACCATAAGAGGCAGTAGAAGAAATGTGATTATATTACTAATGGAAGACTGTTTCCATTAGTAATGGAAACAGTCTTTATTCTGTTTAATTCCATTGGTAATCTGCTAGTGTCAAGAATATAAAGAACAATCAGATATTTTCAATTAAACATAGAAGGCTGATCAatgaaaaataagtaaataagtatttgtatatttttaccCTTGGCCATCTTCCTTTCGAATAAACACAATCGTCAAACATTTGTCTAATGCAGTTTATTCTTTCACAGCCAAATTAAAGTTGAAAAGGGGGAAGCAAAACATGATAATTAAAACAATGCATCAGTTTCCATTTTCTGCTTCCTTTGAGTGATCATTACTGAAACACAAAGCATATCTATCTGGATAAAGTTTGATTAATCATTCAAcacaaaataatacattaaatAAGTATATCTTCAGGATACAGGATATCCACTGCCTATTCTCAGTTTCCCTTTTTTCACAGCTAAGAAGAAATAAAAGACAAACTAATACAGAATATTTAACGTCTCACACTTTCTGtccaagccccgcccacctacttcctcttcctgtcatCTCCAAGATGACATTATGTGGGTGAAAAGAAAGAACACAGGAGCGAGGGATTGAAGAAGTGAAATAGAGGAGTTTAAGCCAACCGGACGGAGGCGGGAGGAGAGCCAGCATGCAAGCAAAGTAGTGGGAGAGGTTTAGAGTTTATCAGACTCTCCAAAAGGAAAGGACTATGTCCCATCTTGGACAAGGCCCATGACTTCCATGGGCCTTTCAGGATAGCACTTCTTCCCTTCTCCAGTGGGGGCTGATGGAAAACAAAGTTCTTGTCTTATATAATGAATATTAGGAGAAATACACCAATATCTTGACACCGAAAAATATCATGAACCATACTATATAacagttgtttgttgtttgggtTTAATCATACATTGTAAGCACAAGCTTGGTGTATCGGTTACATCTTTGTCTTTCATTGCCATTGTTGCCATTCAACTTGGAGTAGGGAATtgcagggggaaaaaacaaagtggattaataaagaaaaactGCAAAAATCAATCTTAGAACCCTGAAAAGATGGACAGACCAATCACACGGCAGACATTCCAAAGATAGACATTTCAATCGGAAGAGCGGTTCACAGGTCTTCAGACGCTCTCTGAGTTCAACACACTCCCCATTAGTTCTCACCGCATCCCGCTGAGCGGTAACCTCACATAAGACAGAGCGTCCCTTAACAGTTCTTCTGTCTTGTGGAAGAAAACGAGCTGGAGGGGGTCGTAGGGAAGGTTAAGACTTTTACTGTTTGGACTTTGGACTGGTATTACAATAACCTGAGGTGATGTTTGtgggcaaagtgtgtgtgtgtgtgtgtgggtaagaCACTGACATCAGGCGAGGCTGAATTACTAGCTGCGGTCTCCCCTGTGGGGTCCAGAGCTGGGGGCTCAACAGCTCCATCTGATTCTGAGGTAAAGACGAGCCACCCAAAGTCTTGACTTTCCCCCCCATTTCTCTTCTCATTTCACGActgttggaggtggaggtaagAAGCAGTCCCAGAAGCATGGCTGAAAAACTGTTTCGAGCTTTTCTTGCATTTTCTAATCTTAAACTCTTACCTGTTCTTGATTTGTCTGGACTGTAGaactgagagaaaaaaaaggtaaaaagtgttctcaatatatatatatatagatctctTCTTCTGGTTATTGTCCTCTCGCTGAAAAGATTCAATTCCCAAAAGGCTATTTAGCAGCAGTGATACAAAATAGGAAATGGACAGGGAGATGGGGTAAAAGGGGGGAGGTGTTTTCGTAGATCCAGCAAGAAATCTGCCAAAAAGCCCCAAAAACTAAAAAACTATAAAGGGGGGAGTCCATCCTCGAAGCGACCGaccagatggggggggggtgtttgggtGTGCGCCTGGGGGGAAGGAGTGTGCGTGCTCACGAACACTCCTCTCCGATGCGCTGGCAGGAGCGGCCCACCTTGCGGTCCAGCTTGACCATCTTGAGGACGGCGTCCTGCCGGCCGCGGCCCAGATGGTCGAAGAGGCAGTGGTGCTGCTCGGGGAGCCGGTGCAGCATGCAGAACACGTGGCCTGCGGGCACAGACGGGCCACATGTCTCTGAAGGACGGCTCCTCATGTCTCgccgtgtgtgcacacacattgATGTTTAGGCCTCAAGATAGACCTTAATATCTCTGAAAATGATGTGACGTCTGAAAATATATCCTTATATCTCCAATAAATGTGGCATCTCAAAATATATTCTAATATctcaaaatatatgtattatctCAAAATATATCTCAACATTGAAACGCATTGGTTATAAATACATTCTACAATAACTAGTCAGACAATTTATGATTTTTGCTTAAATcatgacatttaaaaaacatacTGCAGTACAGTATAGCATAGCACAGaattttatattttacagtaccattgtgtgtgtgtctcgataATACAGTAGTGTGTAGTATATTACAGTAAAGGGCCTGGTATAGCATAGTACAGTAGAGTGTAGaatagtacagtatagtacagtaaAAGGTCTggtatagtacagtatagtacagtacagttTAGTATATTACAGTACAGGGCCTGGTATAATACAGTAgagtgtagtgtagtatagtacagtacagggcctggtatagtatagtacagtacagtgtagTATATTACAGTACAGGGCCTGGTATAATACAGTAGAGTGTAGTATATTACAGTACAGGGCCtggtatagtatagtacagtacagtgtagtatagtacagtacagGGCCTGGTATAGTACATTACAGCATagtgtagtatagtacagtacagGGCCTGGTATAGTGTGGTATAGTACAGGGCTTTGTATAGTAAAGTATGGCAGTACAGTATAGTTGGTAAAGTGCCTGGTATCACTGGCCTCCTCAGCCCGTACTACCCCGGACTCTGAGCAGCCGAAGCAGTGCTGTTCAGATGCTCACTAAGACTCATCTTCTCCAACGTATTAATAACGCTGCCGGCATTCAGCGAGTGATTAAAAGGCCAGCTTGACACGCCAGCTAAAGCCAAGGGAATTAATGACAGCCAGTATGTGAAGACTGAGGACCAAACGCTGCCACACGGCTGGCACCAGAGAGAATGGAGCCCTCCCTTCCCCGTCCAGTAGGACAGCACTAAAACGCTGTTTAACGGCCCTGTAATATAAACGTCCATGGGCCATTTCCCATTGGATTAACAGTAACGTGGTATGGTTGctttatcttttttatttctccCAGGTATCACAGCGTTGATGCAAAGCTCAAGGACTAGCCAAACGTGATTCTCTGtgtctttattttgctgacaaACAATATAAAAGTAGTTCTTGTTTAGCAAATGTGCATTAGACGCTGATACTGTCACAATGAGCTCTCGCCATCAGAACTGAAttgtacttaaaaaaaaacttcaaaCACTCTGGTAGAGGTTAAAGGAAGTAGACTGAATAATATGAGAAGAACTCTTAATTTGTTCTTCAATTGTTCCCTTCATTCATTCGTCTGTGTACTCAACAATTATTATTAGGGAAACTGAGGTCCCTGGTACATCGTAGCGATATTCTTAAAGCAAATTTACGTAACAATATTACTTGTTCCGATGTGCCTTTGGAAAACGAAGGATCGTCTAGAGAAACTTAAGTACTTCACTTAACATATTCTTCACACAAAACTTCTCGAAAACGTGATAAAAAGTTTTGTTGTTGGCCACAAGTTAAACATTAGAGTGACGGCAGCCATACCCAACATAACAGAAGAAAGTAGTCAGCCAATCAGCTAATTTCCTTCCAACCCGAACGACTTCTGTGAAGAGACACCCAAGTCAGAGTGGGCATCAACGCACAACGTTCTAACAACCAATAGCATTTAGCATTGCTTGCATACGCCAAGCCACACATCAAATGCTGATCCACAAGGATCACTGTGCATACACCCACCACATTTAGTTCCCTGCACCCTAATTGGCCCCTGTGTTGCTTGGAAACAGTGTTAAAGTAAGCACCTGCGTGGTCCCCACACAGCAGAAGGCCATTATCTGATCAGACCAGGTTCCAATGAAGGCCTATGGGCTCAAATCACCTGCCACTCACCCACCTGCATGTGACCCAACCCATTCACTAAGGATAATAAGACAAGCCTGGGTCCTCAAGCAAATGTGTAGCACAAGTATATTTCCATCCTGGGTTGGACATTGATATTTATGTACTCTATTCATTCCACAACAACTTGGCTTGACAAAGAATATAAATGACAGTAGATCaggaatacaaatgtattatatattataattgtattattatataatgtatgttatattttattacatttttattctaACAAAGAACTGCAATAACAATGGAGAGAATGCAAGGCCCAAGCTTCCCAGTATTAACCGACTAACCCACCCATGTGTTTATGAGTAGACCTGCATGGACGATGCAGAGCTACATTAATAAAAACGACATTCACAAAGCTACATAAACTATTGGCTGTTGGTAAGGTTAGTAATGGGCTGTTGTAAAGCTGGCTGTTGTGCGATGATATGATATGAAATCACGCCATCTGCTAAGGCTGATACAGTAAGCCTGTATGAAATATGTTTTCATTGGGTTTGTTTATTCTGCTGACGGATGGCCCTGGCGTCTACCAGCGCCCGGTGAAAGCAGGTAAAGTCAATTTCCAATTTGGAGCCGGCCAGGAGTACTAAAGCTGACGGTCTATAGCCAAGAGTTGTGACTTTCTAACTACTTTAATTTGTATGCAAACAAGTTGATTAGCCGGCCAAGTATTGGTTTAACAGCATTAGTGTTGGAGGTAATTGGCTTATGCTTTATGTACAATGTGGACGCAGCCAGGCCTTCTGTAATGTTCCCCAAAGGACGCTAAAGCAATGCGCTGctaaaacaagcacacacacacacgttgactgaccacacacgcacatcatcacacacactgtcgcacacacaaacaaccaaatACACTATCCCACACATGGACCCACCACACAGGTATACGatcacacaaacagatgcacaATAATGCATCCAAAACactatctctttctttctctctctctctctgcacactccacacacacacactgttcacattcacactctctcacacacacatgtcttaGTTTTCATGCTTATTTCAGGCGCTGCATGTGGAGTTGTAGACACCAACACCTTACAACTTAACCCCAGAGAAGCAGGCCAAAGGGAGGTCAGGTTCATGTGAACCTCTTGAATGTGATATTAACTCAACACATCATTATATGCTGCGTGCTGACTGAGGGGAATTGAGGACAAAGGCCACCTATCCTGCATTATACTGTACTTTCTGGTATTGTTCCGTATTCTAGTGGGTGTACGCGACCAGGTGGCTAATGTAGCGCTATTAAAGACTTGTATGCATCTATGCCTGCAGCTTGAGAGTCAATGTGTGTCAATGCATCGATGAGCCTGCTTATGCATGTATGCAAGCACGTGTCTATGCATATACATTTCTCTCTGTTTATGCATGCCTGTGCAGGTATTTCTCTATGCATCCATGTCATCCGTGTGcctacatatgtgtgtgtcaaaaTGCGTATGAGTCCGTACATAGGTCTATGAATTAATTGTTgtatgtctgcttgtgtgtgtgcgtgtctgtttctctgcatgtactgtatgtgtgtgtatgcgcctctgaatgtgcgcatgcgtgtatatgtgtctctgcatgtatatgtgcgtgtgtgtctgtgtgcatgagtttgtatgcatttgtatgtgtgtgtttgcaagtgcttatgtgtgtgtgtgtgtgtgtgcacaatgcttatgtgtgtgtgtgtgtgtgtgtgtgtgtgtgtgtgtgtgtgtgtgtgtgtgtgtgtgtgtgtgtgtgtgtgtgtgtgtgtgtgtgtgtgtgtgtgtgtgtgtgtgtgtgtgcgtgcgtgcgtgcgtgcgtgcgtgcgtgcgtgcgtgcgtgcgtgcgtgcgtgcgtgcgtgcgtgcgtgcgtgcgtgtgtgtgtgtgattatgagtgtgtgtgtgtggtggtaccACAGCGGCAGGAGCCCAGCTCCAGTTGGACCAGCTCCAGCCTGGCGTGGCAGCGATGGCAGCGCCGGCGGCGCGGCTGCTTACTGCTGCTGGAAGACGCCGAAGACGTTGAAGACGAGGAGGAAGGCTCCGCTGGCAGCTCCCTCAACCTCGCTCGCTTCTCTGGGGAGTATTCCCCCTCCGACTGTGATGCTgggcgcatgcatgcacgcacacacacacacacacacacacacacgcacgcacaagtagacggacgcacacacacacacacacacacacacacgcacacacacacacacacacacacatacacaccatgcatgcaaacacaaccACGCGCACACAAGAAAGCAtaccgacgcacacacagaaacacacacagaaggattCATgaacgcaaacgcacacacacattcatggcaAAAAGAAGTGCAATCAATTACTTTGGTGGATGGGCTGCCGTTTGAGACGCTATATTGTGTAgcttccttttcctttttcttttttatcgcTAAACACAATCCCGAAAGCCATTTGTTGGAACACTTTAATAGCATCCCAGGAGAGGGCAATAAAAGGTCACGTTTGCACTGCGGTTACAGCAAGCGTTTTTAAGATTAAACTAGGACAACAAACAGGTTAGGATTTAAAGACGACCTCcctgttctctcctctctccgctcAGAGAAAACGTCAAGGAGAAAGTTAAATAATTTGGGCTAATTCCTTAAGGTAATCTCTCTTTGCGTAAGGGTGTATGAAGCACGGCATTAGGCAGCACTGGGACTGAGTCCGCACTGTTTCCTCTTGGCGAGACCAAGAGGCCAGCTCAAAGAGCCAGTGAGCCCACggttttagaaaaaaaaattgggctGAGAGCTTAAGGAAAgaggggggcgtgttatccccatggttacgacgcACGCCAACTTTATGGTACTTTTTTAGTAGTCAAAGCAAGGAAacttcatttatatagcacttttcataaaCAAAGCCGACTCAAAGTGCTACACATTGAAACAtagtcatacaataaaatgaaataataaaataaaatggataagtaaaagaaaacaaaggcaaagttataaagaaagtgcaatgtttttcagatttagcagaaagctaaagcaaa
It encodes:
- the LOC132471653 gene encoding AN1-type zinc finger protein 3-like isoform X2, yielding MSGKTLNRCSKCFADVQKKETDEECPPKSAPGTSNNQSDVFCNESNSNLGQSLTSTATPSEEAPLSEAGTTSHAGEAFSSTETAMGTLSPPTKRPSDSASQSEGEYSPEKRARLRELPAEPSSSSSTSSASSSSSKQPRRRRCHRCHARLELVQLELGSCRCGHVFCMLHRLPEQHHCLFDHLGRGRQDAVLKMVKLDRKVGRSCQRIGEECS